ATGTAAGTAGCTTTGTAGCTTAGCGTTTGGCATTGTAAAGTAGATAGATTGCTAATATCCCAAAGGACACATTTGGAAACCAGACCGCAACAAGAGGTGAGAAATCACTTTGTTCTGCGATAGTACCTAAAACCTTATCTAGAAAGACAAAACTAAATGCCACCGCAATACCTATTGCTAGGTTAATACCCATACCGCCACGGCGTTTCATTGCAGAAACCGCAACAGCTATAATAGTAAGTATATAAGCCGAAACTGGTGTGCTCCATCTTTTATAAGCAACCACTAAATATCTATTTAAATTCCCTGATCCACGTCGTTTTTCATCTTCAATAAACTTATTAAGTTCATTAAAATTAAGTGTTTCTGCCACGTAGGAATTAGGCGTAAGTTCATCAAACTCAAATGGCAAGATTGTATCTAACTTTCTGTAATGAATTAAAGAATCTCCTCTAGCTCCAACCAAACGTTTATTAAAGTTAGTTAAGGTATACGTTGTGTCTTCCTTATTATACTGTAACCTAGAGGCACTAATCTTATATTCTAACACATTATCCTTAAAATGCTCAAGTGTGAAATTTAGAGCAGATTGCCTTGAAGGATTAAAGTTTGTAGCATAAATAACCTCGTCTTCATTTATTTGCCTGTACACATTTTTGGTTTCTTGTTGGTTGTCTCCTCCACTTTTAAGGTAAGTGTATTTAAACTCATTAAAACCCTTACTAGCAGATGGCGCTAAATACATACCCATTATTAACGCTAATAAACACACTATGGTAGCACCTATTAGGTATGGTCTTAAAAACCTATAAAAAGAAACTCCAGAACTTAAAAATGCTATAATCTCTGTATTGTTTGCTAGTTTTGAAGTAAACCAAATTACCGAGAGAAATAAAAACAGCGGAAATAATAAATTAGCAAAGTAAATGGTGAAGTTTAAGTAATACTCCGCAACTTCAATAAAAGGTACATCATTAGCTAAAATCTTATCAATTTTTTCAGCTAAATTAACTGTAATACCAATTGGTATAAACAACAACAACAAGGTTACAAAAGTTCCCAAGTATCGTTTTAATATGTACCAATCTAATATTTTCATTAAAGGCGTTTGTCCATTTGTTTAACCATCTTATCTTTCCATACTCTAAAAGTACCTGCTAATATTTGCTTACGCGCTTCTCTAGTTAACCACAAATAAAAGCCTAAGTTATGAATTGTAGCAATTTGCTTGCCTAAAAATTCATTTACAGAAAAAAGATGTCTTAAATATGCTTTAGAATACTCTGTATCTACCCAAGTAATGTCCATTTCATCAATAGGAGAAAAATCATCTTTCCACTTGGCATTCTTGATGTTAATTGTACCGTGTGCGGTAAACAACATTCCATTTCGTGCATTTCTTGTAGGCATTACACAGTCGAACATATCTATACCAAGCGCAATATTTTCAAGTATATTAATAGGAGTACCAACACCCATTAAGTAACGTGGCTTTTCTTTAGGCAATATTGCTGTAACAACATCTGTCATAGCATACATCTCTTCGGCAGGCTCTCCAACTGAAAGACCTCCAATTGCATTTCCGTCTGCTCCAACACTTGCTATATAATCTGCAGATTGCTGTCTTAAATCTTTGTAGGTACTACCTTGTACAATAGGAAAGAAGGTTTGCTCATAACCGTATTTAAAAGGTAGCTTTTTTAAATGCGCCACACAACGCTCTAACCACCTATGCGTCATATGCATAGATCGTCTTGCATATTGATAGTCGCACGGATAAGGCGTACACTCATCAAAAGCCATAATTATATCTGCACCTATTGTACGCTGAATTTCCATCACATTTTCTGGAGTAAACGTATGCATACTACCATCTATATGGGATTTAAACTTAACGCCTTCCTCTTTTATTTTTCTATTAGACGATAATGAGTAAACTTGATAACCACCACTATCTGTTAAGATATTACGATCCCAGTTCATAAATTTATGCAACCCACCAGCTTTCTCTAAAATCTCTGTTTGAGGTCTTAAATACAAATGGTACGTATTCCCTAAAATTATATCGGGATTAATATCTTGTTTTAATTCTCTTTGATGCACACCTTTTACAGTACCAACTGTACCAACAGGCATAAAAATTGGAGTTTCAATTTTACCGTGGTCTGTAGTAATTGTTCCTGCTCGTGCTTGAGAGTTTTTATCTGTTGAAAGAAGATCGAATGTCATAGGCTAAAATAGAAGGGCAAAGATAACCAACTGAAATAGATTATCGAATTTGCTTCAAAAATTAATACGAGTTGTTTACTACTTCCTTAAAATCGTTAATAACTGCATTCTTTTAATTTTTTAACCCTTATAACAATGCGTATTTTTGCAGAAAATCAACCTATTCCAAATATGGCAGACATTAAAGCATTAGAGGATTTCGTAACTCAAGTGAGACGAGACATTTTGAGACAAGTACACCGCGTAAATTCAGGACATCCTGGAGGCTCATTAGGTTGTGCAGAATTTTTTACAGCTCTTTACCAAGAGGTAATGACACATAACAGTGATTTTAACATGAACGGTAAAGATGAAGATGTATTCTTTTTATCTAACGGGCATATATCACCTGTTTTTTATAGTGTTTTGGCTAGAAGTGGCTACTTCCCTGTTGAAGAACTTAATACATTTAGACTTATTAATTCTAGATTACAAGGACACCCAACTACCCACGAAGGTTTACCAGGCATACGTATGGCATCTGGCTCTTTAGGGCAAGGCCTGTCTGTTGCAATTGGTGCTGCAAGTTCTAAAAAATTAAATGGAGACGATAAGTTAGTATATGCACTTTTAGGCGATGGCGAATTGCAAGAAGGACAAAACTGGGAAGCATTTATGTATGCTGCAGGTAATGGTATAGACAACTTAATTGCTACTATAGATTTAAATGGGCAACAAATTGATGGCTCGACAGATAAAGTATTACCATTAGGAAATCTTAAAGAGAAGTTTGTAGCTTTTGGATGGGATGTCTTAGAAATTAAAGATGGAAATAATATAAAGGAAGTTATAGATGGCCTAAAGTTAGCTAAAAGCAAAACCGGAAACGGTAAGCCTGTACTTATTCTTATGCATACTGTTATGGGTAACGGTGTAGATTTTATGATGCACACTCACGCTTGGCACGGAAAAGCACCTAATGACGAGCAACTAGAAACTGCTTTAAAGCAAAATCCAGAAACTTTAGGAGACTACTAACGCTATTACTACATTACAATGAAAACATACACTAATACAGGAAATAAAGACACACGCTCAGGATTTGGAGCTGGTTTAACAGAATTAGGAAAAACCAATGAAAATGTAGTGGCACTTTGTGCAGACTTAACAGGATCATTAAAAATGGATGAGTTTAAAGAAAACCACCCAGATCGATTTTTTCAAATAGGTATTGCAGAAGCTAATATGATAGGTATTGCTGCAGGAATGACTATTGGAGGAAAAATACCATTTACAGGAACATTTGCTAACTTTTCAACTGGTCGTGTTTACGATCAGATAAGACAAAGTGTAGCTTACTCAGATAAAAATGTAAAAATCTGCGCATCTCACGCAGGTGTCACTCTTGGTGAAGATGGTGCTACCCATCAAATTTTAGAAGATATCGGATTAATGAAGATGTTGCCAGGCATGACTGTCATAAACACTTGTGACTACAACCAGACTAAAGCAGCAACACTTGCAATAGCAAAACACGAAGGTCCTGTTTATTTAAGATTTGGGCGTCCTAAGGTTTCTAATTTCACGCCTGAAAACGGAACTTTCGAAATAGGAAAAGCTGTTCTATTAAATGAAGGTACAGATGTTACTATTGTTGCTACTGGACATTTGGTTTGGGAAGCTCTATTAGCTTGCGAAGCATTAGAGAAAGATGGTATTTCTGCTGAAGTAATTAACATTCATACAATAAAGCCTTTAGACGAAGAAGCCATAATTAACTCTGTTAAAAAAACGGGATGTATTGTTACTGCTGAAGAGCATAACTATCTTGGCGGCTTAGGAGAAAGTGTTGCAAGAACTCTTTCCCTTAATTTACCAACTCCACAAGAATTTGTAGCTACAGAAGATACATTTGGAGA
This region of Croceibacter atlanticus HTCC2559 genomic DNA includes:
- the tgt gene encoding tRNA guanosine(34) transglycosylase Tgt, with product MTFDLLSTDKNSQARAGTITTDHGKIETPIFMPVGTVGTVKGVHQRELKQDINPDIILGNTYHLYLRPQTEILEKAGGLHKFMNWDRNILTDSGGYQVYSLSSNRKIKEEGVKFKSHIDGSMHTFTPENVMEIQRTIGADIIMAFDECTPYPCDYQYARRSMHMTHRWLERCVAHLKKLPFKYGYEQTFFPIVQGSTYKDLRQQSADYIASVGADGNAIGGLSVGEPAEEMYAMTDVVTAILPKEKPRYLMGVGTPINILENIALGIDMFDCVMPTRNARNGMLFTAHGTINIKNAKWKDDFSPIDEMDITWVDTEYSKAYLRHLFSVNEFLGKQIATIHNLGFYLWLTREARKQILAGTFRVWKDKMVKQMDKRL
- a CDS encoding transketolase family protein, whose amino-acid sequence is MKTYTNTGNKDTRSGFGAGLTELGKTNENVVALCADLTGSLKMDEFKENHPDRFFQIGIAEANMIGIAAGMTIGGKIPFTGTFANFSTGRVYDQIRQSVAYSDKNVKICASHAGVTLGEDGATHQILEDIGLMKMLPGMTVINTCDYNQTKAATLAIAKHEGPVYLRFGRPKVSNFTPENGTFEIGKAVLLNEGTDVTIVATGHLVWEALLACEALEKDGISAEVINIHTIKPLDEEAIINSVKKTGCIVTAEEHNYLGGLGESVARTLSLNLPTPQEFVATEDTFGESGTPAQLMDKYGLNADAIIAKAKQVISRK
- a CDS encoding LptF/LptG family permease; translation: MKILDWYILKRYLGTFVTLLLLFIPIGITVNLAEKIDKILANDVPFIEVAEYYLNFTIYFANLLFPLFLFLSVIWFTSKLANNTEIIAFLSSGVSFYRFLRPYLIGATIVCLLALIMGMYLAPSASKGFNEFKYTYLKSGGDNQQETKNVYRQINEDEVIYATNFNPSRQSALNFTLEHFKDNVLEYKISASRLQYNKEDTTYTLTNFNKRLVGARGDSLIHYRKLDTILPFEFDELTPNSYVAETLNFNELNKFIEDEKRRGSGNLNRYLVVAYKRWSTPVSAYILTIIAVAVSAMKRRGGMGINLAIGIAVAFSFVFLDKVLGTIAEQSDFSPLVAVWFPNVSFGILAIYLLYNAKR
- a CDS encoding transketolase; protein product: MADIKALEDFVTQVRRDILRQVHRVNSGHPGGSLGCAEFFTALYQEVMTHNSDFNMNGKDEDVFFLSNGHISPVFYSVLARSGYFPVEELNTFRLINSRLQGHPTTHEGLPGIRMASGSLGQGLSVAIGAASSKKLNGDDKLVYALLGDGELQEGQNWEAFMYAAGNGIDNLIATIDLNGQQIDGSTDKVLPLGNLKEKFVAFGWDVLEIKDGNNIKEVIDGLKLAKSKTGNGKPVLILMHTVMGNGVDFMMHTHAWHGKAPNDEQLETALKQNPETLGDY